From the Thermococcus sp. M39 genome, one window contains:
- the purB gene encoding adenylosuccinate lyase has protein sequence MAVHPIDYRYGSEEMRRIWEEGNKLQKLLDVEAALARAHAKVGNIPEESAKVISEKANIKYVKLERVKEIEAEIHHDIMAVVKALSEVCGEHGKYVHLGATSNDIIDTANALLIKDSLEIVLKDLRELRTILKELAKEHKYTVCIGRTHGQHAVPTTYGMKFAIWLDEIQRHIERIEQAKERILVGQMSGAVGTMASFGEKGLEIQRLVMEYLGLKPARISNQIIQRDIYAELMMILALIASTLDKIALEIRNLQRTEILEVSEPFGKKQVGSSTMPHKRNPIRSEKICGLARIIYSNVIPALLNNPLWHERDLTNSSVERVILPETFMLLDEMLKNMKKVLSGLEFFPENIKRNLYLTNNLIMAEPLMLKLTEKGMGRQEAHEIVRQIAMKAFYEKRDLIEVARENEVVREYLDDKDFEELKPENYIGLAPQIVDNIIQYIEEIEQKEAQES, from the coding sequence ATGGCTGTTCATCCGATCGATTATCGCTATGGTAGTGAAGAGATGAGGAGGATTTGGGAAGAAGGAAATAAGCTACAGAAGCTCCTTGACGTTGAGGCGGCTTTAGCGAGAGCACATGCGAAAGTTGGAAATATCCCAGAGGAGAGTGCAAAAGTAATAAGTGAAAAAGCTAATATAAAATACGTTAAGCTTGAAAGAGTGAAAGAAATTGAGGCTGAAATTCATCATGATATTATGGCTGTAGTAAAAGCTTTAAGCGAAGTTTGCGGTGAGCATGGCAAATATGTTCATCTTGGAGCTACTTCAAATGATATAATTGACACTGCAAATGCTCTTCTTATTAAAGACTCCCTGGAGATAGTTCTTAAAGATCTGAGGGAACTGAGAACAATCCTAAAAGAACTCGCAAAAGAGCACAAATACACCGTTTGTATTGGAAGAACTCACGGACAACACGCTGTTCCCACAACTTACGGGATGAAGTTTGCTATATGGCTTGATGAGATACAGAGACACATTGAAAGAATAGAGCAAGCAAAAGAAAGAATTTTAGTCGGACAGATGAGCGGTGCTGTTGGAACTATGGCATCTTTCGGAGAAAAAGGGTTGGAAATCCAACGTTTAGTTATGGAATATTTAGGACTAAAACCTGCAAGAATAAGTAATCAGATAATCCAAAGAGATATCTATGCTGAGCTCATGATGATTCTAGCTTTAATCGCGTCCACACTTGACAAAATTGCTCTTGAGATTAGAAACCTCCAAAGAACTGAAATCCTTGAGGTTAGCGAGCCTTTTGGAAAGAAGCAAGTTGGCTCATCAACAATGCCTCACAAGAGGAATCCAATAAGGAGCGAAAAAATCTGTGGACTTGCGAGAATCATATACTCTAATGTTATCCCAGCACTTCTAAACAACCCACTATGGCATGAGAGAGACTTAACGAACTCCTCAGTGGAGAGAGTAATCCTTCCAGAAACATTCATGCTGTTAGATGAAATGTTAAAAAACATGAAAAAAGTGCTCTCTGGTTTGGAATTTTTCCCGGAGAATATAAAACGCAACCTCTACTTAACAAATAATCTTATAATGGCAGAACCATTGATGCTAAAGCTAACAGAGAAGGGAATGGGAAGACAAGAGGCTCATGAAATTGTTAGACAAATCGCTATGAAAGCATTCTATGAAAAAAGAGACTTAATCGAGGTTGCTAGAGAAAATGAAGTTGTGAGAGAATACTTAGATGATAAGGATTTTGAGGAGTTAAAACCGGAGAACTACATTGGACTCGCTCCACAGATAGTGGATAATATAATTCAGTACATAGAAGAAATTGAACAAAAAGAAGCCCAAGAATCTTAG
- the albA gene encoding DNA-binding protein Alba has product MAEEHVVYIGKKPVMNYVLAVITQFNEGAKEVSIKARGRAISRAVDVAEIVRNRFLPEVRVKEIKIGTEELPTADGRTANTSTIEIILEKP; this is encoded by the coding sequence ATGGCAGAGGAGCATGTTGTTTACATCGGAAAGAAGCCTGTTATGAACTACGTCCTTGCCGTTATAACCCAGTTCAACGAGGGTGCAAAGGAGGTCTCAATTAAGGCAAGAGGAAGGGCTATCAGCAGAGCTGTTGACGTTGCAGAGATCGTCAGGAACAGATTCTTGCCAGAGGTTAGAGTTAAGGAGATCAAGATCGGCACAGAGGAGCTTCCAACTGCAGACGGAAGAACAGCAAACACCTCAACAATTGAGATCATTTTGGAGAAGCCATGA
- a CDS encoding RsmB/NOP family class I SAM-dependent RNA methyltransferase → MEELSNAIIQLIEKEKEGEKKLSIPPKGVRALIEAVRLAEIIKPSQYAKREAFKKHQIDEYYLNRMLTMLFYDIMKKQGLIDRAIEDIVGVNPLILDPWLRAALRVVIDVSLFHPSKPGTLKALKWKGSDFISSKTHPYVGMYYWDIFDKIIGYKPRPKSRDEFLEWKYIAPIWFIRRMKRLLGEETEQFFQAVNSKHSWTSIRVNTLKATVDEVVETLRSEGKEVKVSERVPTIVKIKGPYDFDRSKLFREGKILVQEEASAVASLILDPKPGMTVVDLAAAPGGKTSHVAELMKNKGKIYAFDIDEFRIKRMREILKRIGIGIVKIIKKDGRKAPKILGTEIADRVLLDAPCTSSGTIGKNPELRWRLREMKIQEMAELQKDLLKAAAQLLKPGGRLLYATCSLFPEENEENIEWFLEIHDNFRLIPLNSPYDESPLLKGTMRAYPHRHNTIGFFYALLEKIE, encoded by the coding sequence ATGGAAGAGCTCTCAAATGCCATAATACAACTTATTGAGAAAGAAAAAGAGGGAGAAAAGAAATTATCTATCCCCCCAAAAGGAGTCAGAGCATTAATTGAAGCAGTGAGATTAGCGGAGATTATAAAGCCCAGCCAATATGCAAAGAGGGAAGCGTTTAAAAAACACCAGATTGATGAGTATTATCTAAACAGAATGCTTACAATGCTTTTTTATGACATCATGAAGAAGCAAGGACTAATTGACAGAGCAATTGAAGACATTGTTGGTGTCAACCCTCTAATTCTGGATCCCTGGTTAAGGGCAGCTCTTAGGGTTGTAATAGACGTGTCGCTCTTTCATCCTTCTAAACCCGGTACGCTTAAGGCTTTAAAATGGAAAGGATCAGACTTTATATCCTCTAAGACACATCCCTATGTTGGCATGTATTATTGGGACATCTTTGATAAAATCATTGGCTATAAGCCAAGACCCAAAAGTAGAGATGAATTCCTCGAATGGAAGTATATTGCACCCATTTGGTTTATAAGAAGAATGAAGAGGTTATTGGGTGAGGAAACAGAACAGTTCTTCCAAGCTGTGAACTCAAAACACAGCTGGACAAGTATTAGGGTGAACACCCTCAAAGCTACCGTAGACGAGGTAGTGGAAACTCTAAGAAGCGAAGGAAAAGAAGTAAAGGTAAGCGAAAGAGTTCCAACTATAGTGAAAATAAAGGGACCATACGATTTTGATAGAAGCAAACTCTTCAGAGAAGGGAAGATTTTGGTACAGGAAGAAGCAAGTGCAGTAGCTTCTCTAATTCTTGATCCTAAACCCGGAATGACTGTTGTGGATTTAGCCGCAGCTCCGGGGGGTAAAACAAGTCACGTCGCAGAGCTCATGAAGAATAAAGGAAAGATTTATGCTTTTGACATTGATGAATTCAGAATAAAGCGGATGAGAGAAATCCTAAAGAGAATAGGCATAGGCATAGTAAAAATCATCAAAAAAGATGGTAGGAAAGCTCCAAAAATCCTTGGAACAGAAATTGCAGATAGAGTTTTACTAGATGCACCATGTACTTCATCCGGGACTATAGGGAAGAATCCGGAATTAAGATGGAGATTAAGGGAAATGAAGATCCAAGAAATGGCTGAGCTGCAGAAAGATTTACTTAAAGCTGCTGCCCAGCTCTTAAAGCCTGGAGGAAGACTATTATATGCAACATGCAGTCTTTTCCCTGAGGAGAATGAAGAGAATATAGAATGGTTTTTGGAAATACATGATAACTTTAGATTAATACCACTAAATAGCCCATATGATGAATCTCCACTGCTAAAAGGCACTATGAGGGCATATCCTCATAGGCATAACACCATAGGGTTCTTCTATGCTCTTCTAGAGAAGATTGAATGA